From the genome of Helicobacter colisuis, one region includes:
- a CDS encoding replication-associated recombination protein A: MKELAYNKRPKNFQQFIGQKHIFGENSPFMRLLKSGEIPHSFFFGPPGSGKTTAARLIANELDYPFYSLNATSFKSEDLRNILKQHQNTLQKPLIFIDEVHRLNKAQQELLLPIMENHQALILGASMENPFFSLINAIRSRSFVFEFYRLSKEELAQILEEYSLEDSIKDFLIGTSGGDARAMLNLLDCALSTKMPLTLELLKSIRPHSLNSSASDSDTHYNLISAMIKSIRGSDENAAIYYLARLIEGGENPEFIARRLVILASEDIGNANPNALNLANSTLQSVAKIGYPEARIILSQCVIYLCASPKSNTSYEAINAALEYVRKNPNEPIPEHIQQFHKDYLYPHNFGGWVKQKYLLKNLEFVKWQPKGFEKTLKEWLDKIRTIKTKE; this comes from the coding sequence ATGAAAGAGTTAGCATACAATAAAAGACCTAAAAACTTCCAACAATTTATTGGACAAAAGCATATTTTTGGAGAAAACTCTCCTTTTATGCGACTATTAAAAAGTGGCGAGATTCCACACAGCTTCTTTTTTGGTCCCCCAGGAAGTGGCAAAACAACTGCTGCAAGACTGATTGCCAATGAACTTGATTATCCCTTTTATAGTCTTAATGCCACAAGTTTTAAAAGTGAAGATTTGCGCAATATTCTAAAACAGCACCAAAATACTCTGCAAAAACCTCTTATTTTTATTGACGAAGTCCATAGATTAAACAAAGCCCAACAAGAACTACTTTTGCCCATTATGGAAAATCACCAAGCTTTAATCTTAGGGGCTTCTATGGAAAATCCCTTTTTTTCGCTGATTAATGCGATTCGATCACGATCTTTTGTATTTGAATTTTATCGCCTAAGTAAAGAAGAATTAGCGCAGATTCTAGAAGAATACTCCCTAGAAGATTCTATTAAAGACTTTTTAATTGGCACTAGCGGTGGCGATGCAAGGGCAATGCTAAATCTACTTGATTGTGCCTTAAGCACTAAAATGCCACTCACTCTTGAGCTTTTAAAATCCATTCGTCCTCATTCACTAAATAGTAGCGCTAGCGATTCTGATACACATTACAATCTTATTTCAGCTATGATAAAAAGCATTCGTGGAAGTGATGAAAATGCTGCTATTTATTACCTAGCAAGACTAATTGAAGGGGGTGAAAATCCTGAATTTATCGCAAGACGACTTGTAATTTTAGCCAGTGAAGATATTGGCAATGCTAATCCAAATGCCTTAAATCTTGCCAATTCAACCTTGCAAAGCGTTGCTAAAATTGGTTATCCAGAAGCAAGAATCATTTTAAGTCAATGCGTAATTTATCTCTGTGCTTCACCCAAATCCAACACTTCTTATGAAGCCATTAATGCTGCCTTAGAATATGTCCGCAAAAACCCCAATGAGCCTATTCCAGAACATATACAACAATTCCACAAAGATTATTTGTATCCGCATAATTTTGGGGGCTGGGTGAAACAAAAATATCTACTTAAAAATTTAGAGTTTGTTAAATGGCAACCCAAAGGCTTTGAGAAAACCTTAAAAGAATGGCTTGATAAAATACGCACTATCAAAACCAAAGAATAA
- a CDS encoding queuosine precursor transporter — protein MFKKTMSFSVILVSVVIFTALIVASNYLVQFPVNNFFTYGAITYPFTFLLADILAERYHRDEVLKVVRIGIFCAFIPSMFLAEFRIALASVSAFFFSQQVDVYIFYWLKSKFPRLWWLRSVGSTAFSQFVDTMIFFHIAFLFVMPWQNVLMLVFGDYLIKFCLGLLNTPFFYLFAIRLQKFLGVFR, from the coding sequence ATGTTTAAAAAAACAATGTCTTTTTCAGTTATATTGGTATCAGTGGTGATTTTTACTGCATTGATTGTGGCTTCAAATTATCTTGTGCAATTCCCTGTCAATAACTTTTTTACTTATGGCGCTATAACTTATCCTTTTACTTTTTTGTTGGCAGATATTTTAGCAGAAAGATACCATAGAGATGAGGTTTTAAAGGTGGTTAGAATCGGTATTTTTTGTGCCTTTATCCCTTCAATGTTTTTGGCTGAATTCCGGATTGCCCTTGCAAGTGTGAGTGCTTTTTTCTTTTCGCAACAAGTAGATGTTTATATCTTTTATTGGTTAAAATCAAAGTTTCCCCGTTTGTGGTGGCTAAGAAGTGTCGGAAGCACTGCATTCTCGCAGTTTGTTGATACGATGATTTTTTTTCACATTGCCTTTTTATTTGTTATGCCTTGGCAAAATGTCCTTATGCTAGTCTTTGGAGATTATTTGATTAAATTCTGCCTTGGGCTTTTAAATACGCCATTTTTCTATCTCTTTGCCATTAGATTGCAAAAGTTCCTAGGGGTATTTAGATGA
- a CDS encoding tRNA (5-methylaminomethyl-2-thiouridine)(34)-methyltransferase MnmD, with amino-acid sequence MNIQTNDKSFTLFNQTFQEHYHSTKDGALKETLHKHIFPSFAYFKNKQKLRILDICFGLGYNTLCAIKYASSYGIQSLEIHSPEMDSCLLKSLSSLTYPQELDLEILNSLTQNHFYKSKNLEVFLHLGDAREILKSFQKSFFDIVFQDAFSPAKNPLLWTYEYFKTLFLLTQKDCILTTYSQNSAMLYSAFLAGFKPFKLTQKHTRDSIIFTKLESAPPLKLENVLTIKPINLAHKITTNHNLKGLYDSF; translated from the coding sequence ATGAATATTCAAACTAACGATAAAAGCTTTACGCTTTTTAATCAAACCTTCCAAGAACACTATCATTCTACCAAAGATGGTGCTTTAAAAGAAACCTTACACAAGCATATTTTTCCTAGTTTTGCCTATTTTAAAAACAAACAAAAACTAAGAATCCTTGATATTTGCTTTGGACTTGGTTACAACACGCTTTGTGCAATAAAATATGCTAGTAGCTATGGTATCCAATCCCTAGAAATCCACTCCCCCGAAATGGATTCTTGCCTATTAAAATCACTCTCAAGCCTTACTTATCCACAAGAGCTTGACTTAGAGATTCTTAATAGCCTCACACAAAACCATTTTTATAAAAGTAAAAATTTGGAAGTTTTTTTGCATTTAGGCGATGCAAGAGAGATTTTAAAAAGCTTTCAAAAATCTTTTTTTGATATAGTCTTCCAAGATGCTTTTAGTCCCGCTAAAAATCCTCTTTTATGGACTTATGAATATTTTAAAACTCTTTTTTTGCTCACCCAAAAAGATTGTATTCTAACAACTTATAGTCAAAACTCGGCTATGCTTTATAGTGCCTTTTTAGCAGGATTCAAACCTTTCAAACTTACCCAAAAACACACACGGGATTCCATAATCTTTACCAAACTAGAATCTGCTCCACCCTTAAAACTTGAAAATGTGCTCACAATCAAGCCCATTAATCTTGCCCACAAAATCACCACCAATCACAATCTCAAGGGCTTATATGATTCTTTTTAA
- the accD gene encoding acetyl-CoA carboxylase, carboxyltransferase subunit beta has product MGFVDFFKTFKKENQERATPKEAPSHWIKCPSCNALMYYKEVIAQYYTCPKCNFHMRIGLQDRIALMCDDGSFVEYDKDLAPTDPLDFVDKKSYKKRIEEYQKKCGRPSSIISGECRIEGIPAQLVLFDFNFMGGSLASVEGEKIVRAINRSVEKKQGLIIVSASGGARMQESTYSLMQMAKTSAALNILSEAKLPFISILTDPTMGGVSASFAFLGDIIMAEPGAMIGFAGARVIKQTIGADLPQGFQTAEFLLEHGLIDMIVQRREMKQSIARILRYLNAND; this is encoded by the coding sequence GTGGGATTTGTAGATTTTTTTAAAACTTTTAAAAAGGAAAATCAAGAAAGAGCAACACCTAAAGAAGCTCCAAGTCATTGGATAAAATGTCCTAGTTGTAATGCTTTGATGTATTATAAAGAAGTAATCGCACAATATTATACTTGTCCTAAATGTAATTTTCATATGCGTATTGGATTACAAGATAGAATTGCTTTGATGTGCGATGATGGAAGTTTTGTTGAATATGATAAAGATTTAGCACCTACAGATCCTTTAGATTTTGTTGATAAAAAAAGCTATAAAAAGCGCATAGAAGAATACCAAAAAAAATGTGGTCGCCCTAGTTCAATTATCAGTGGTGAATGTAGAATTGAAGGGATACCTGCCCAGCTTGTTTTGTTTGATTTTAACTTTATGGGTGGATCTTTGGCTTCTGTGGAGGGAGAAAAGATTGTTAGGGCTATTAATCGCAGTGTGGAGAAAAAGCAGGGGTTGATTATTGTTAGTGCAAGTGGTGGTGCAAGAATGCAAGAATCAACTTATTCTTTAATGCAAATGGCAAAGACTTCGGCGGCTTTAAATATTTTAAGTGAGGCAAAATTGCCTTTTATCTCAATTTTGACAGATCCTACAATGGGTGGAGTTAGTGCGTCTTTTGCCTTTTTGGGCGATATTATTATGGCTGAACCAGGTGCGATGATCGGATTTGCAGGAGCTAGAGTGATTAAACAGACAATTGGTGCGGATTTGCCACAAGGATTTCAAACGGCAGAATTTCTGTTAGAACACGGCTTAATTGATATGATTGTTCAAAGAAGAGAAATGAAACAAAGTATTGCACGAATTTTGAGGTATCTTAACGCAAATGATTAA
- a CDS encoding 4Fe-4S binding protein yields the protein MAVKITDICIACGACIDECPVEAIVDDDDSPNNDGCYFVYNNKCVECVGHNDEPACASACPTEGCIVWDAVVDSQPHRDDIGEDKRTAHIPVVE from the coding sequence ATGGCTGTTAAGATTACTGATATTTGTATCGCCTGTGGTGCTTGTATTGATGAATGTCCAGTAGAAGCAATTGTAGATGATGATGATAGCCCAAATAACGATGGTTGCTATTTTGTTTATAATAATAAATGTGTAGAGTGTGTGGGACACAATGATGAGCCTGCCTGTGCTTCTGCCTGTCCAACAGAAGGCTGTATCGTTTGGGATGCAGTGGTAGATTCTCAACCACACAGAGATGATATTGGTGAGGATAAAAGAACTGCCCATATCCCAGTAGTGGAATAA
- a CDS encoding D-glycero-alpha-D-manno-heptose-1,7-bisphosphate 7-phosphatase: MKQKVVFFDRDDVVNLEDAPYGYEIEKFYFAPFFMELFLELKKQDSLCFLVTNQSGIHRGIFTQKDFETLSAFMQNCIVSCLMIPLRQSGFVPKNIGFDGIYFCPHTKEENCICRKPKPQMLLQACADFGLDLSQYDSYILGDKDTDMIAGLEAGVQTRILVGENQALHATHRVSNLKEALELFQAINKHN, translated from the coding sequence ATGAAACAAAAGGTCGTGTTTTTTGATCGAGATGATGTCGTGAATCTTGAAGATGCTCCTTATGGTTATGAGATTGAAAAGTTTTATTTCGCTCCCTTTTTTATGGAGCTTTTTTTGGAGCTAAAAAAACAAGATTCCTTGTGTTTTTTGGTGACTAATCAATCAGGTATTCATCGTGGAATATTCACGCAAAAAGACTTTGAAACTTTAAGTGCTTTTATGCAAAACTGCATTGTTTCTTGCCTTATGATTCCACTGCGTCAAAGCGGTTTTGTGCCTAAAAATATTGGTTTTGATGGCATTTATTTTTGTCCGCATACCAAGGAAGAAAATTGTATCTGTCGCAAGCCTAAGCCTCAAATGTTGCTTCAAGCTTGTGCGGATTTTGGATTGGATTTATCACAATATGATAGCTATATTTTGGGCGACAAAGATACAGATATGATAGCAGGGCTTGAAGCTGGAGTGCAAACGCGAATTTTGGTTGGGGAAAACCAAGCTTTACACGCGACACATAGGGTTTCAAATCTCAAAGAAGCTTTGGAACTATTTCAAGCAATCAATAAACATAATTAA